The proteins below are encoded in one region of Deltaproteobacteria bacterium:
- a CDS encoding DUF4202 family protein: MRKPFGASLSARAMDSIGCVRQKIHEIIAKSKVPEDPGHSRNTLDWLLRLEPDADEALRIAALGHDIERALEEQKVCQADFTDFSAFKSAHALNSAQILKEVMSGCGTPDGLAEDVCRLVRCHETGGDPRSDLLKDADSLSFFEVNLPLYFQRHTQEETLQRCLWGLQRLSLERRKLLQGLRFQNEELSRLLKSVTRNIRPGD, encoded by the coding sequence ATGCGGAAACCGTTCGGCGCGTCATTGTCTGCCAGAGCCATGGATAGCATCGGCTGCGTCAGGCAGAAAATCCATGAAATCATCGCCAAATCAAAAGTCCCGGAAGACCCGGGCCATTCCCGAAACACGCTTGACTGGCTCTTGAGGCTTGAGCCTGACGCGGATGAAGCCCTGAGAATCGCCGCGCTCGGGCATGACATCGAACGGGCCCTTGAGGAGCAAAAAGTTTGCCAGGCCGATTTTACCGATTTCAGCGCCTTTAAATCCGCCCACGCCTTAAACAGCGCTCAAATCCTGAAGGAGGTCATGTCCGGGTGCGGAACGCCGGACGGCCTGGCCGAAGACGTCTGCCGCCTGGTCCGCTGTCACGAAACAGGCGGGGACCCCCGCTCCGATCTGCTTAAGGACGCGGATAGCCTCTCCTTTTTTGAGGTCAACCTGCCTCTTTATTTCCAGCGTCACACCCAGGAAGAGACCCTGCAAAGGTGCCTCTGGGGCCTTCAGAGGCTCTCCCTTGAAAGGCGAAAATTATTACAGGGGCTTCGCTTTCAGAACGAGGAGCTCAGCCGCTTGCTCAAAAGCGTCACCCGGAATATAAGGCCGGGCGACTAG
- a CDS encoding NTP transferase domain-containing protein: MKCLIIAAGKGSRLYQKGNPKPLVPILGVPLIERVIRSALEAGMDDFYVVTGFKGEKVRLFLDDLALKRHTKITHVINEAWEEGNALSVLKAEKHLKEKFVLLMADHLFDVDILKDLKGQPLGEGEIALAVDLDTSNCLARLDDVTKVEFKEEKVVNIGKNIKEFNAFDTGIFLSSPVIFQGIKESISKSGDSALSSAVRLLASRGRVKAFKTQGKFWVDVDDPEALDKAEDYLLRHLKGKPADGPVARYINRPLSLRISRHLAKTPVTPNQISLAAFLISLLAAALFMVGGYITLALGGLLAQLASIVDGCDGEISRLKFQASPFGGWFDAVLDRYADAFLLFGLTWHAYGKNPQDAVMAVGFLAIIGSFMLSYTADKYDGLMRERIKPGRSLRLGRDMRLFLIFLGALLNLPFLTLIIIAVIMNAETVRRVIVCQSHG, encoded by the coding sequence ATGAAGTGTCTGATCATCGCCGCAGGGAAGGGCAGCAGGCTTTACCAAAAAGGTAACCCCAAACCCCTTGTCCCCATCCTGGGCGTGCCTCTCATCGAACGAGTCATCCGGTCAGCCCTCGAAGCCGGTATGGACGACTTTTACGTGGTCACCGGCTTTAAGGGCGAAAAGGTGCGCCTTTTTCTGGACGACCTGGCGCTTAAGCGCCATACGAAGATCACTCATGTCATCAATGAGGCCTGGGAAGAGGGTAATGCGCTCTCAGTGCTCAAGGCCGAGAAACACCTCAAGGAGAAGTTCGTCCTCTTGATGGCGGACCATCTTTTCGACGTTGATATCTTAAAAGACCTGAAAGGGCAGCCCCTGGGCGAGGGCGAGATCGCGCTGGCCGTTGACCTCGACACTAGCAACTGTCTGGCCCGCCTGGACGACGTAACCAAGGTGGAGTTTAAGGAAGAGAAGGTCGTAAATATCGGTAAGAATATCAAGGAGTTCAATGCCTTTGACACCGGCATCTTCCTAAGCTCGCCGGTCATCTTCCAGGGGATCAAAGAAAGCATATCAAAATCCGGCGACAGCGCGCTTTCCAGCGCGGTGAGGCTCCTTGCGTCCAGAGGCAGGGTCAAGGCCTTTAAGACTCAAGGCAAGTTCTGGGTTGACGTGGATGACCCCGAGGCCCTGGACAAGGCCGAAGATTACCTCCTGCGCCACCTCAAAGGCAAACCAGCCGACGGGCCGGTCGCCCGGTACATCAACCGCCCCCTGTCCCTCAGAATCTCCAGACACCTCGCCAAAACTCCTGTCACGCCGAACCAGATCTCCCTGGCCGCCTTTCTCATCTCTCTCCTGGCTGCGGCCCTGTTCATGGTCGGCGGCTATATCACCCTGGCCCTCGGAGGACTTCTGGCTCAACTTGCTTCCATTGTTGACGGCTGCGACGGGGAGATATCGCGGCTCAAGTTTCAGGCCAGCCCTTTTGGCGGCTGGTTCGATGCGGTCCTGGACCGCTATGCGGATGCGTTCCTGCTCTTCGGGCTGACCTGGCATGCCTATGGAAAAAATCCTCAGGACGCTGTCATGGCCGTGGGATTTTTAGCCATCATCGGCTCCTTCATGCTCAGCTATACAGCGGACAAGTATGACGGCCTGATGCGCGAGCGGATTAAACCCGGCCGCAGCCTTCGCCTGGGGCGAGACATGCGCCTCTTTCTCATCTTTTTAGGCGCCCTGCTCAACCTGCCCTTTTTGACCCTCATCATCATCGCCGTGATCATGAATGCGGAAACCGTTCGGCGCGTCATTGTCTGCCAGAGCCATGGATAG